In the Periophthalmus magnuspinnatus isolate fPerMag1 chromosome 4, fPerMag1.2.pri, whole genome shotgun sequence genome, one interval contains:
- the LOC117369501 gene encoding sterile alpha motif domain-containing protein 9-like — MSCSKRERPLAMEDWTKDDVREWLVSDVKVSQTYAQRFFDEEVSGEYLVYFTKSEILDLDIKHGPAVKITNHVKQWKHQTKCEPQCPAYVQRWTKEQVQQWLLQHVKLYDKYAQRLLHEEVSGDCLVCFEKQDFKDLDIKQGPIVKILADLRQLKDKPEPELLPVVDASTEEEKNQPVQPVPSVSPPAPQPPLQATPQLLPQPAPQKKPYVPNSSRRPSQQLAAPNIKSPAEVSGAESFKDNNEITIYNVLNNLVEQEIKQFCFHLKDYTSPKHKPIPRCKLDKVNQMDIASLLCANYAEEAPRVTVEILRAINKNESALELEKTVGARKVKELPSKDILKAEADQGDKLKNLLTCGGNALDNYDKFIIVLNKSRPDQVQHLHFLNKLKLFCVLDFDPNSACPGGVCHSYRESRVANLHSPAQYEGKNESIIEKLNLYKQTSWVFCNGRNDLDDASHQELDYKTWLKTSCRDVEHLVSFVCKPEVLCHREFLIIFLLLSPVETEKDPMFDTYRCFYKNTSEKNIVTLCESKNAYSKWRELVQEKCDTDIDPFSINELSLREINGTIMALGPIGQSTVKLLPSAGSSCIVLKQKEEDLMTALEVLCVNQCEKIYNENSEQFKLFKLKEEEEFYRGGKVKWWNFYFCEKDKERPFIKRDKYKNVKMMITTQLKDPKNTCDVLTLFHHPGCGATTLAMHVMWDLRKELRCAVLKDNKVSKEEVAHQIIKLMKLEHEKPCTVLLLVDDSKDTTYELVNFIQKTVSNMNIDYTHPFKVIILTCVRSHSPKNQYKDHNTPCQYLTTSLTAEEQQDFEKKLKELEKTHSKPDNFYSFMLMKSNFDPRYTRDLASNTLESFDTSTKKAKLFAFLALLNTYVADSEISLSLCEDFLGIKMIRWKEDGMLNRMAPYSNLLIIDKVEDWGGYKGVRILHNHIAAACLTEFERRHELTVSDITMEILHCDLFYSAGVVKNRLMKIIEQMLIERQLKKGGERESFSPLVEKIHNEKGRQTIQEIFVQVSCRFEVSPSIPQALARYLYIKEQDFTEALKWAQKAKNIRENPFTFDTIAQVHKSNLKYNMEREKQKKSHSPEGLHQNLKIAVNAIAAFERAQELAPNDDEEEPEDDQDYPRKSYTVYGYVGVVEITFLVFEVLGRVPFFDENQHPMNKLYLKSFLESKIPITNVHKDNNEINEKYVEVIREHEHFLINLKNKVKDTFDILSSFFTYLKPINSEFDSKNRWTISEHFKKYVKMFCIEPEQVKKEHQSNPQLALKMMMEQKRLFLEEKNADTFSGILQHLDRSAEEMEEITQAYAYLYKHKQFSSQTQATKVTTNYILSNIFLNLSKSKSKHVLGYTALSDMLRKTLQDVGLRSNFPDPYYTALLLFWPNPSDETTDIQKYVTAIRHASRKHLSHFKGRSTVAHLFLAKGSSLTRLVSKLQLDKNFKGMSRNSLAQLWRSGDIFREKIIKDKLLRVNGTIEEEEIYAKYGSQKVQVRPALISGTRSGFSTEKVSFFLGFAINGPLAYDIKSEN, encoded by the exons ATGAGCTGCTCCAAACGAGAGCGTCCACTTGCGATGGAAGATTGGACCAAAGATGACGTTCGAGAATGGCTCGTTTCAGACGTCAAAGTCAGTCAGACTTACGCTCAAAGGTTTTTTGacgaggaagtgtctggggagtaTTTAGTGTATTTTACCAAAAGTGAGATACTGGACTTGGACATAAAACATGGCCCAGCGGTGAAAATCACAAACCATGTAAAACAGTGGAAGCACCAGACGAAGTGTGAGCCTCAGTGTCCTGCATATGTGCAGCGCTGGACAAAGGAGCAGGTGCAGCAGTGGTTACTGCAGCACGTGAAGCTCTACGACAAGTACGCCCAGCGCCTGCTCCACGAGGAGGTGTCGGGGGATTGCCTGGTTTGCTTTGAGAAGCAGGACTTTAAGGATCTGGACATTAAACAAGGTCCAATAGTGAAGATCCTGGCAGACCTTAGACAGTTGAAAGACAAACCAGAGCCGGAGCTGCTGCCTGTAGTGGATGCATCcacagaagaggagaagaaccAGCCGGTCCAGCCAGTGCCAAGTGTGTCTCCACCAGCACCACAACCACCGCTACAAGCAACGCcacaactactaccacaaccTGCGCCACAGAAGAAACCCTATGTCCCAAACTCCTCCAGGAGACCATCCCAACAACTGGCAGCTCCAAACATAAAGTCTCCAGCAGAG GTCTCGGGAGCAGAAAGTTTTAAAGACAACAATGAAATCACCATCTACAATGTGTTGAATAACCTTGTGGAGCAAGAGATAAAACAATTTTGTTTCCACTTAAAAGACTACACTTCGCCAAAGCACAAGCCAATTCCGCGATGCAAACTCGACAAAGTAAATCAAATGGACATTGCCTCATTATTGTGTGCAAACTATGCAGAGGAAGCCCCTCGTGTCACAGTGGAGATTCTTCGAGCAatcaacaaaaatgaaagtgctTTAGAGCTGGAGAAAACTGTGG gTGCGCGGAAGGTTAAGGAGTTGCCCTCAAAGGACATTCTAAAAGCTGAAGCTGATCAAGGGGACAAGCTGAAAAATCTGTTGACGTGTGGCGGAAACGCGCTGGATAACTACGATAAGTTTATTATCGTCCTGAATAAGAGCCGCCCAGATCAGGTGCAGCACCTCCACTTTctgaacaaactgaaactgttcTGTGTGCTGGACTTTGACCCAAACTCGGCGTGTCCAGGAGGCGTCTGTCACTCCTATAGAGAGTCGAGGGTGGCCAACCTGCACAGCCCAGCACAATATGAGGGAAAAAATGAATCAATCATAGAGAAGCTAAATCTGTATAAACAGACAAGCTGGGTCTTCTGTAACGGAAGAAATGATCTAGACGATGCATCACACCAGGAGCTGGACTATAAGACCTGGCTGAAGACGTCCTGCAGAGATGTGGAGCACCTAGTTTCATTCGTTTGCAAACCAGAGGTTCTCTGTCACAGAGAATTTCTGATCATCTTCCTCTTATTGTCTCCAGTTGAAACTGAAAAAGATCCCATGTTTGACACGTACAGGTGTTTctacaaaaacacatcagagaAAAACATAGTCACACTGTGCGAGTCCAAGAACGCATATTCAAAATGGAGGGAGCTGGTTCAAGAGAAATGTGACACAGACATCGACCCATTCTCCATAAACGAGCTGAGTCTGAGAGAAATCAATGGCACCATCATGGCCCTGGGGCCAATCGGCCAGTCCACTGTGAAACTGCTGCCCTCTGCAGGCTCTAGCTGCATTGTTCTAAAACAGAAGGAGGAAGATCTGATGACCGCTCTGGAGGTTCTGTGTGTAAACCAGTGTGAGAAAATTTACAATGAGAACAGTGAACAGTTCAAACTGTTCAAActaaaagaagaagaggaattCTACCGAGGCGGCAAGGTGAAATGGTGGAATTTTTATTTCTGCGAAAAAGACAAGGAACGGCCCTTCATCAAGAGGGACaagtacaaaaatgtaaagatgATGATCACAACTCAATTAAAAGATCCCAAAAACACCTGCGATGTGCTGACTCTGTTTCACCATCCGGGCTGTGGGGCCACGACTCTTGCAATGCACGTCATGTGGGACCTCCGCAAAGAGCTCAGGTGTGCGGTTCTCAAGGACAACAAAGTCTCAAAAGAGGAAGTGGCCCATCAAATCATAAAACTCATGAAACTCGAGCATGAGAAGCCGTGCACAGTTTTACTCTTAGTGGATGATTCAAAGGACACTACCTATGAACTTGTAAACTTTATTCAGAAAACTGTGTCCAACATGAATATAGACTACACCCACCCCTTTAAGGTGATCATTCTGACCTGTGTGCGCAGCCACAGTCCAAAGAACCAGTACAAGGACCACAACACTCCATGCCAGTACCTGACTACATCTCTGACCGCAGAAGAACAGCAGGACTTTGAAAAGAAACTCAAAGAATTGGAAAAAACTCACAGTAAGCCAGATAACTTTTACAGTTTCATGCTCATGAAGAGTAACTTTGACCCGCGGTACACTCGAGACCTTGCCTCTAATACTCTGGAGAGTTTTGATACGAGCACTAAGAAGGCCAAACTGTTTGCCTTTCTAGCACTGCTCAATACATATGTGGCTGATTCAGAgatctccctctcactctgtgAGGACTTCCTGGGGATTAAAATGATTAGATGGAAAGAGGATGGGATGCTGAACAGAATGGCCCCATATTCAAACCTCCTCATCATAGATAAAGTTGAAGACTGGGGAGGGTACAAAGGAGTTCGGATCCTGCATAACCACATAGCAGCTGCTTGTCTGACAGAGTTTGAGAGACGACATGAGCTCACGGTCAGTGACATCACAATGGAGATTTTACACTGTGATCTCTTTTACAGTGCAGGAGTTGTTAAAAACAGACTTATGAAGATCATAGAACAAATGCTGATTGAACGGCAACTCAAGAAGGGTGGAGAAAGGGAATCATTTTCACCACTTGTTGAAAAAATCCACAATGAAAAAGGAAGACAAACGATTCAGGAAATTTTTGTGCAGGTCTCCTGCAGGTTTGAAGTCAGTCCGTCCATTCCCCAGGCCCTGGCCAGATATCTGTACATTAAAGAGCAGGACTTCACTGAGGCTCTGAAATGGGCTCAAAAGGCAAAGAACATCAGAGAAAACCCATTTACGTTTGACACGATTGCTCAAGTCcacaaaagtaatttaaaatataacatggaacgagaaaagcaaaaaaaatcacacagtcCTGAAGGTCTTCATCAGAACCTTAAAATAGCAGTAAATGCTATTGCAGCCTTTGAAAGGGCACAGGAACTTGCACCcaatgatgatgaagaagagcCAGAAGATGATCAAGACTATCCCAGAAAGTCGTACACTGTTTATGGCTATGTTGGAGTTGTGGAAATTACATTTTTGGTATTTGAAGTACTGGGCAGGGTACCATTTTTTGATGAAAATCAACATCCAATGAACAAGTTGTATCTGAAGAGTTTTTTAGAGAGTAAAATTCCAATCACAAATGTTCACAAGGACAACAATGAAATCAATGAGAAATATGTGGAAGTCATTCGTGAACATGAACATTTCCTCATAAACCTGAAAAACAAGGTCAAAGACACATTTGACATCCTGAGTTCTTTCTTTACATACTTAAAACCTATCAATTCAGAATTCGATTCAAAAAACCGCTGGACCATcagtgaacattttaaaaagtatgttAAGATGTTTTGCATTGAACCAGAACAAGTGAAAAAGGAGCATCAGAGCAACCCTCAACTCGCTTTGAAAATGATGATGGAACAAAAGAGGCTGTTCCTGGAAGAGAAAAACGCAGACACTTTTTCAGGAATTCTTCAACATTTGGACAGATCTgcagaagagatggaggagatcACTCAGGCCTATGCATATctttataaacacaaacagtttAGCAGCCAAACACAAGCAACTAAAGTAACAACCAACTATATCCTGTCCAACATCTTTCTTAACCTCTCAAAGTCCAAATCCAAACACGTGCTGGGCTACACAGCGCTCTCAGACATGCTCAGAAAGACTCTGCAGGATGTAGGTCTTCGCTCAAACTTCCCAGATCCGTACTACACAGCCCTGCTGCTGTTCTGGCCCAATCCCTCAGATGAAACCACCGACATCCAAAAATATGTCACTGCAATTCGACATGCTTCTCGAAAGCACCTGTCTCACTTTAAGGGTCGGAGCACTGTCGCTCACCTTTTTCTGGCAAAAGGATCAAGTCTCACACGACTTGTTTCCAAGTTACAATTGGATAAAAACTTTAAAGGAATGTCTCGTAATAGTCTGGCACAGCTCTGGCGCAGTGGTGACATTTTCAGAGAGAAGATAATAAAAGACAAGCTTCTTCGAGTTAATGGAAccatagaagaagaagaaatctaTGCAAAATATGGAAGTCAGAAAGTTCAGGTCCGTCCAGCTCTGATTTCAGGCACAAGAAGCGGCTTCAGCACCGAG